The following proteins come from a genomic window of Sphingosinicella flava:
- a CDS encoding DEAD/DEAH box helicase family protein, translating to MARAPRPRRTFHQELVLNRWMLGFFKGDGLAALKGRLADPRHEGVDDDGQTGFFHELTRNLFDVDRIDAAELRRYDLNIVSHWQAITHKRNAVEGSVLTMKYFQYLSLLFSEIYLDWYFNRRDELLTGLNDELERYRAENGAEPFRDYVEADLSKIAFWSATGSGKTLLLHVNIKQYLYYFRAKGGKAFPDKIILLTPNEGLSRQHLDELSLSGFSFHRLFDKNRAPDFPGTIEVIDINKLGDEMGDKTVAVDAFEGDNLVLVDEGHRGTGSAGGAWMARREALVSKGFAFEYSATFSQAVAKGFTVEKAEEDILKRKARLKFETTSLRSLTQPQRDSIALTTAEQRRAKLDAVRETYAKAILFDYSYKFFYADGYGKESLILNLADDADEQVRALYFTACLLSFYQQLLLWETKGDAIADFNIERPLWVFVGNTVAGEDSDILTVLRFLGRFLNDDAQMKVWITELIADHAQLLDTKGRSIFEGRFTPLLGQDADSVYGDILRRMFNAGSRQRLKLVNLKGSKGELALRVGTSEPFGLISIGDDSGFFKTADEGEEPFDSETDDFGAGLFQTINRPDSKMTVLIGSRKFTEGWSSWRVATMGLLNMGRGEGSQIIQLFGRGVRLKGRNMSLKRSVPHEWPKGAYLDKLETLNIFGVRADYMATFKDYLIEEGITPSDEMIQIDFPTKANLPTDKNLKTLKLRDGYKDNQAKGFKRTHYPWLYEVPADFAGKIKTPHITLDLYPRVEALNSQDKGKIVEKGEARHSGKLDRQAIAIFDWDQIFLAVQEYKLLKSWSNLRLDRKRLIDFCTGQDDWYTLFAPKAELAVSGFGDVLKQQSILIRLLTDYTNRFYQSLKAGYEGQFYDVAEITADHGSMLKLYQIDVDDSDDGEAYRKRLEELKAIVAAGDIGKASKWHAANMVAISFGRHLYYPLLSPEHGKELPLKMRPIAFDAPSEVKFVEDLQAFYESAAGKQAIGNRSLYLLRNADTKSKGLGFALAGNFYPDFLLWLVDDATGRQWLSFVDPKGIRNLDLGDPKFALHTTIKDIEAQLGDDQLELSAFILSETAFGNLLNLGSGVTKADLEARNVLFMDSGRDAYLCKLVANGA from the coding sequence ATGGCTCGCGCCCCACGTCCTCGCCGCACCTTTCATCAGGAGCTGGTGCTCAATCGCTGGATGCTTGGCTTCTTCAAGGGAGACGGGCTTGCCGCGCTCAAGGGCCGGCTGGCTGACCCGCGCCATGAAGGCGTGGACGATGACGGCCAGACGGGTTTCTTCCACGAACTGACTCGAAACTTGTTCGATGTCGATCGGATCGATGCGGCCGAGCTACGCCGCTATGACCTGAACATCGTCAGCCACTGGCAGGCTATCACCCACAAGCGCAATGCCGTCGAGGGCAGCGTGCTGACGATGAAATATTTCCAATATTTGAGCCTGCTTTTCAGCGAAATCTATCTCGACTGGTATTTCAACCGTCGCGACGAGCTGCTCACCGGACTGAACGACGAGCTGGAGCGCTATCGCGCCGAAAATGGCGCCGAACCCTTCCGTGACTATGTGGAGGCCGACCTTTCCAAGATCGCATTTTGGAGTGCGACCGGCAGCGGCAAGACCCTGCTCCTGCACGTCAACATCAAGCAATACCTGTATTATTTTCGGGCCAAGGGCGGCAAGGCCTTCCCTGACAAGATCATCCTGCTGACCCCCAATGAAGGGCTATCGCGCCAACATCTCGACGAGTTGTCACTGTCGGGCTTTTCCTTCCATCGCCTGTTCGACAAGAACCGAGCACCCGACTTCCCTGGCACGATCGAAGTGATCGACATCAACAAGCTCGGCGACGAGATGGGGGACAAAACCGTCGCGGTCGATGCGTTCGAAGGCGACAATCTGGTGCTCGTCGATGAAGGGCATCGCGGCACCGGCAGCGCGGGCGGCGCATGGATGGCGCGGCGCGAAGCGCTGGTGAGCAAGGGCTTTGCCTTCGAATATTCAGCAACCTTCTCGCAGGCCGTGGCCAAGGGCTTTACCGTCGAAAAGGCCGAAGAGGATATCCTTAAGCGCAAAGCCCGGCTGAAGTTTGAAACGACAAGCCTCAGGTCGCTGACACAGCCCCAGCGGGATTCGATCGCACTCACGACCGCCGAGCAGCGCCGGGCCAAGCTGGATGCCGTCCGAGAAACCTACGCCAAGGCGATCCTGTTCGATTACAGCTACAAGTTCTTCTATGCTGATGGTTACGGCAAGGAATCCCTGATCCTGAACCTTGCCGACGATGCGGACGAGCAAGTCCGCGCGCTTTACTTCACGGCCTGCCTTTTGAGTTTCTATCAGCAGCTCCTGCTATGGGAGACCAAAGGCGACGCGATCGCCGATTTCAATATCGAAAGGCCCCTGTGGGTGTTCGTTGGCAACACGGTCGCGGGCGAGGATAGCGACATCCTAACGGTGCTGCGATTCCTTGGCCGTTTCCTGAACGACGACGCGCAGATGAAAGTATGGATCACCGAACTGATCGCCGATCACGCCCAACTGCTCGACACCAAGGGCCGGAGCATCTTCGAAGGTCGGTTCACGCCGCTACTTGGGCAGGACGCGGATTCGGTCTACGGCGACATACTGCGGAGGATGTTCAACGCCGGTTCTCGCCAGCGCCTGAAGCTCGTCAACCTGAAGGGCAGCAAGGGCGAGCTGGCGCTGCGGGTGGGCACGTCCGAACCCTTCGGCCTGATCAGCATCGGCGACGATAGCGGTTTCTTCAAAACCGCTGATGAGGGCGAAGAGCCTTTTGACAGCGAAACCGACGATTTCGGCGCAGGCTTGTTTCAGACGATCAACCGGCCGGACAGCAAGATGACCGTCCTGATCGGCTCGCGCAAATTCACCGAAGGCTGGTCAAGCTGGCGGGTTGCGACAATGGGCTTGCTCAACATGGGGCGAGGCGAAGGGTCTCAGATCATCCAGCTCTTCGGGCGCGGGGTGCGCCTCAAAGGCCGCAATATGTCGCTCAAGCGTTCCGTGCCCCATGAATGGCCCAAGGGAGCTTATCTCGACAAGCTGGAAACGCTGAACATCTTCGGTGTCCGCGCTGATTATATGGCGACCTTCAAGGATTATCTGATCGAAGAAGGCATTACGCCCAGCGACGAAATGATCCAGATCGACTTTCCGACCAAGGCGAACTTGCCCACGGACAAAAACCTCAAGACGCTCAAACTCCGCGACGGCTATAAGGACAATCAGGCGAAGGGTTTCAAGCGGACCCATTATCCTTGGCTGTATGAAGTGCCCGCCGACTTCGCGGGAAAGATCAAGACGCCGCATATCACGCTCGATCTGTATCCCCGTGTCGAGGCACTTAACTCACAGGATAAAGGCAAGATTGTCGAGAAGGGCGAGGCGCGCCACTCCGGCAAGCTCGACCGCCAAGCGATAGCGATATTCGACTGGGACCAGATCTTTCTGGCGGTGCAGGAATACAAACTCCTCAAGAGCTGGAGTAATCTGCGTCTTGACCGGAAGCGGCTGATCGATTTCTGCACCGGGCAGGATGATTGGTATACGCTCTTTGCCCCGAAAGCCGAGCTGGCGGTCAGCGGTTTTGGCGATGTGTTGAAACAGCAGTCGATCCTGATCCGATTGCTGACGGACTACACCAATCGCTTTTATCAGAGCCTGAAGGCCGGATATGAAGGGCAATTCTATGATGTGGCGGAAATTACCGCCGATCACGGTTCGATGCTCAAGCTTTACCAGATCGACGTTGACGATAGCGATGACGGCGAAGCCTATCGCAAGCGGCTGGAGGAGCTGAAGGCCATCGTGGCCGCCGGCGACATTGGCAAAGCGAGCAAATGGCACGCTGCGAACATGGTAGCGATTAGCTTTGGCAGGCATCTCTATTATCCCCTGCTCTCGCCCGAACATGGCAAAGAGCTGCCGCTGAAAATGAGGCCGATCGCCTTCGACGCGCCTAGCGAGGTGAAATTCGTTGAGGACCTCCAGGCGTTCTATGAATCGGCGGCGGGAAAGCAGGCAATAGGTAATCGCAGTCTCTATCTGCTGCGCAATGCCGACACGAAGTCGAAAGGCCTCGGGTTCGCGCTCGCAGGCAATTTCTATCCTGATTTTCTGTTGTGGCTGGTGGATGATGCGACCGGGCGGCAATGGCTCAGCTTCGTTGATCCCAAGGGCATTCGTAATCTCGACCTCGGTGATCCCAAATTTGCGCTTCATACGACGATTAAGGACATCGAGGCGCAACTCGGCGATGATCAGCTCGAGCTGAGCGCGTTCATCCTGTCGGAAACCGCGTTCGGGAATTTACTGAATCTCGGATCGGGCGTGACCAAGGCCGATTTGGAGGCGCGCAACGTGCTGTTCATGGACAGCGGGCGCGACGCCTATCTATGCAAGTTAGTGGCAAACGGCGCCTAG